A segment of the Oncorhynchus tshawytscha isolate Ot180627B linkage group LG19, Otsh_v2.0, whole genome shotgun sequence genome:
ACTCTCTGTACTTCTCCTCTGCTTTCTGTTCAATCTCCCTCTGcttctgctgctgcctctgcaTCTCCTTCTGCTCTTTGCTCTCCTTCAGCAACTTCTCCTGCTTCTCCTGGGGGGGATGACAAACAATCACAAAAACATGACTTACCCCTTTAGTTGCAGATATAACATATGCATGAGAAAGCATACAACTGCACTGTTCCTCTCTGAAACTTTGTTAATAACCGAGTCAAAAGAAGGGGGGTTCTTAACCTGTTCTTTCTTCATCTGCAGCCATTCCTGGATCTTCTCCTCCACCAccatcttcttcttctgctgctctctctcctgttcctcattcctctccctcaGTAGGCGCTCCTAACAAATAACACTTGTCAGCCCCACAGTCATACTCAATTGCTTCCATGTATAGACATTTGCAACCCTAATTTACAGAAAGGAAAATATCAAATGTTAGAAAAACATAAATGATCACGTTCTGACTCCAATGCTAACAGGAGTTGCCAAACAGAAGAAGAAACTAAAAAGATACGACAGCGCACCTCTTCTGCTTTCTTTTCTATTCTGAGTCTCTCCTCTTTGGCTTTGCAGACCAGCCACCTCTCCCAGGCAGAGAGACATGCCTCTGGATCCTCCGCCTCAgttactgctctcctctctgggggCTTCTGTTGTGGAtcatctctgaaacacacacgcTCAACTCTGAGCATAACTTTGTGCACAAACCCTACAGTTAAGCCTACTAGAGCTAATTCTGTGTACCCTTCATTCATGCATTTTATTTTACTTCCATTGAAACAGTCTCATCAAATTGTTTAGCGTCATCAACCCTTTTTAATTGCTTGTTGATGAGGGGACCCTAACTAAAGAGCATGTGGCGCGAACAAAAATGTTGCTGACTGTCTGCTGAATCCAGTTGGGTAACACTGCTCGTGTACACCAACCATACCTGATGGGTGAGAGGGGTCTGGCGTCATCACTCTGTGTGGCTGAGGTGTCTATCTGATGTACGTGTTGAGCTGCAGCCAGGTCCTCATCACTCTCATAGCTGTCATGGTAgatgggggagagcagagagtaggTGGAGTCGCCTGTTGAGTCATAGTCCACACTCTTGGATCGGTGCAGTTCCCTGCCGCTGTCCTGGTAAGTCTTCAGAGGAGTCGAGCTGAAACTCTTGGAGGTAGAGGCAGGAAAGCTTGACATCTTTCCCCCTGTTATCATACAAACATgtgaattttatttatttatttttgttaaacGAGCACaaaccattttttaaatgtattttgtggaTACTCACTCTAATGTATTGAGCAGTCACAAATAAGGAATGGAGACAAGAGTTAAACAGGAACAGCTATGTAGCGAGCATTATGATGAGCGATCATTGTGATGAACAAGCATTATAATAAACACGCATGGCTACGAAacggaacccaaactggctgcgCGCGTGTGCCGTCGTGCGCTattgtgcataaatgtattttgttccaccacaccaaacgcgatcacgacatgcaggttaaaataccaaaacaaactctgaaccaatgacattaatttggggacaggtcgaaaagcattgaacatgtatggcaatttagctagttagcttgaacTTGCTAGCTAATTGGTCCTATtcagctagcttgctgttgctagctaatttgtcccatttcgctagcttgcacttgctagctaatttgtcctatttcgctagcttgctgttgctagctaatttgtcctatttagttagcttgcacttgctagctaatttgtcctatttagcaagcttgctgttgctagttaatttgtcctgggatataaacattgagttgttattttacctgaaatgcacaaggacctctactccgacaattaatccacacataaaacggccaaccgaatcgtttctagtcatctctcctccttccaggctttttcatctttgaatttatatggtgatccatctaaactttcatagtattaccatgacAACCGGCAACaaagtttgtctttcaatcacccacgtgggtataaccaatgaggagatggcacgtgggtacctgcttctataaaccaatgaggagatgggagaggcaggactttcagcgcgcgatctgcgtcagaaataggaatgacttctattttacaTGCTGATCAGACCGGATACGTCGCGTGCACGAGCgacgcaaaataaatgtagaaatccatgttagtcaattattgcacccacactgctcgagaGCTTCTACaacgccaagggctaaaatagaagtccttcCTATTTctgctagcaacagcaagctatctaaataggacaaattagctagcaagttcaagctaactagctaaattgccatacatgtttaatgcttttcgacctgtccccaaattaatgtaattggttcagagtttgttttgatattttaacctgcatgttgtgatcgcgtttggtgtggggggacaaaatacatttatgcacgatagcgcacgagcgcagctggtttgggttccgtgttagcccttggcatcgcagacgctcgttggcgcgcgcgagcagtgtgggacAAATAAtttaataacatggatttctaaatttattttgcgacgctctcgcacgcgacgtgtccggtctggtcagcatgtaacgcCCATGAAGCTCCGATTCGAACCCCAATTCACCAGTTCTGCCAGCGTTATTACGTCAACATATGTTCGCTGATCACCATATATGGAGTTCCGCTCAGCAACTATCTTCATTTACTCTCGTAGCGCCCAGTATGTACTTCCAAGAAAGgtctaaataaaaatgtacaagtAACCGGAAAATTCCTCTTCAGCACCTCCAATGTACTGTGTTGAGCTGTTGTAGACTTCTGACCTGTGCGTGGCAGTAATTATTGATTTCCATTGGCATTGTTGGAGGTGCCGAATAAAACATTGTTCAATTGCTTGTAAATGTTGTATTTAGAGCTTTTTGGGAAGTACATACCAGCCGTAACGGGACTAAATTACGATAGTTGCTAAGCGAAACTCGATATTTCGTGATAAACGAACGTATTTTGACATTATAACGCTTGCAGAGTTGGTGAATGGGAGTTTGAACGGAGCGATCTGGGCGTTAGATACTGGTTCAAAGTTATCGTAGCTATTTACAGGGCCCGAGCAGCCCTAGCAGACTATTATTGCAGCTCAGATCAATTATGTTAAAAGGCCCAGACAGCTAGCTAATCCTCAGGCAATAACCTCCCTTGGCACTGGCCAGTTAACGCGATACGTAGCACTGTATGAAGTAGCTACTTACCTACAGACAGTTAGCAAATTAGCTAGTTACTAGCTTGTTttccagctagctaacgttagattcTCATACAATTATGCTTGTCATTAGCAATGCAATAGCATCTAGCTCGACTATCCCAAAAATATGTTGCTTATATGAATCTTTTTACCTAGGTGTTCACGCACCTCTTCCCTTCTGTTTACTTGGTTGTGATTGCAAACAACTTTATTTTCCCATGATACACCACACAATCTCTCACCAATCACTAAGGCGGAACGCGACGCTCCTTGTAGACGCTGAGCGGTATCCATGGTGACATCGTGGAGAAGAGGGTCGTCACGGTCATGAACGTCAGATTTGACTTGTACTAGGTTAGAACTTCCGCAGCAAGCTAGGCTAATTAACGTAGCATtttaggataattaggttaatGGTTAGGTCTAtctaaaatgcaaaaaaaaaagatctaATTTTAATTTGAAAAAAGCCGGATCACTTCTTGCGATGACTGTCATAACTATATAGTTAAATTCAAAGGGGCTTAATTGGTATGGGCAAcattgtttacattgccaaagcaagtgaaataaacaacaaaaaacaacaaaataacaattataaattaacagtaaacattgcactcaaAAAGGTTTAAAGTAAAGACATTTAGAGTGTTATATTGTGCAAATAGTTGTCGTACGAATAGTAGGGGAAGACAAGTAAAGAGATTAAtattggttgtatttacaatgttgtttgtgctccactggttgccctgTTTTCATGGTAACGTGCAGGGTTGGGtaagttactttctaaatgtaatccattagttacgagttacctgtccaaaattgtaatcagtaacataaATTTTGAATTTACCCATctcagtaacataatctgattactttccccttaagaggcattagaagacaaaaatataggttaccaattgaacaacatctattgcaggataaatgaatgttaaagtttacacaGCTGgccatttacagtggggcaaaaaattatttagtcagtcatcaattgtgcaagttctcccacttaaaatatATATACGTTTCCAACAACTTCTGTGTTTtgacacttcaactatgacagacaaaatgagaaaagaaaatccagaaaatcacattgtaggatttttaatgaatttatttgcaaattatggtggaaaataagtatttggtcaataacaaaagtttatctcaatactttgttatataccctttgttggcaatgactgaggtcaaacattttctgtaagtcttcacaaggttttcacacactgttgctggtattttggcccattcctccatgcagatctcctctagagcagtgatgatttggggctgttgctgggcaacacggactttcaactccctccaaagatttattgggttgagatctggagactggctaggccactccaggaccttgaaatgcttcttacgaagccagtccttcgttgcccgggcggtgtgtttgggatcattgtcgtgctgaaagacccagccacgtttcatcttcaatgcccttgctgatggaaggaggttttcactcaaaatctcacgatacacggccccattcattctttcctttacacggatcagtcgtcctggacacgtctggcactgcaggatttgagttactggcagcgtagtgtgttactgatggtaggctttgttactttggtcccagctctctgcaggtcattcactaggtccccccgtgtggttctgggatttttgctcaccattcttgtgataattttgaccccacggggtgagatcttgtgtggagccccagatcgagggagattatcagtggtcttgtatgtcttccatttcctaataattgctcccacagttgatttcttcaaaccaagctgcttacctattgcagattcagtcttcccagcctggtgcaggtctacaattttgtttctggtgtcctttgacagctctttggtcttggccatcgtggagtttggagtgtgactgtttgaggttgtggacaggtgtcttttatactgataacaagttgaaacaggtgccattaatacaggtaacgagtggaggacagagaagcctcttaaagaagaagttacaggtctgtgagagccagaaatcttgcttgtttgtaggtgaccaaatacttattttccatcatattttgcaaataaattcattaaaaatcctacaatgtgattttctggatttttttctctctcattttgtctgtcatagttgaagtgtacctatgatgaaaattacaggcctctcatctttttaagtgggagaacttgcacaattggtggctgactaaatacttttttgccccactgtatggatgctaaattttactttatgggttggttatgtaagcttcttctaacccatcgccttctactacatataatgatatgattaaattatatctttacattaaaaaccaaagtctatcatgTCTATCATCTATCATGAATTCCATTTGCTGCATTTGCTATAAGCCTATTGTTGACCTTTAGTTGGTGACACTTTGACATGTTGAtttatatgcagctgtttaaagggcagaTCCACAGACTAAACAATAATAAAACGGTCACCCcgtctctgttttggtaaaaaaaaactgagggatgggcctggagaaatggaaccactctcagatgaatagacagagctatggactgaccatccatgatggttgttttaaccatgttatgcggctatacagtgtttgtttacatttacaatgtttacaaacattgggggAAAACACGGTTATATATTGGGTTCTCccggagtgtgacagttgaactaagctcatgaggcatttataagttgttttagacacctactaattcaaacgtttttctttatttttactattttctacattgtagaataatagtgaagacatcaaaactatgaaataacacatggaatcatgtagtaatcaaaaaagtgttaaacaaatcagaatatgttttgtatgagattcttcaaagtagccaccctttgccttgatgacagctttgcagtcTTGCACCCTGTCCCCTCAGAACaccctcaattcgtcagggcatggactctacaaggtgacaagtgttccacagggatgctggcccatgttgacaccaatgcttcccaaagttgtgtcaagttgacagTATGTtccttgggtggtggaccatgcttgaaacacacaggaaactgttgagcgtgaaaaacccagcagcgttgtagttccTGACACAAACTAGGgcatctggcacctactaccacgttcaaaggcacttatcttgcccattcaccctctgaatagcacacatacacaatctatgtctcaattgtatcaaggcttaaaaatccttctttaactctGCAAAGCtacctccagaacaagattcatgacagaAAACACTAACCTGCGAGCGTGGGGTAGTGATTTTGGTACGAGACAGCCACATCAACACGCCCCCATtccactctacctcccagtagCTGGTTTCAGACAGAGCCACTTTGCACAGATCCTGGTGATAGTAGGTGAACCTTGTCACTCCATGTTATCTCCTTGTTTCTTTTTTTatatgattttatttgatttattactCAAACAATAACAACCCAACATAAACAAAAGAcaataaacagacacacaaattTCAACAAAATGACATCACACCTTCTCAGACCCGCATGTTCCCACCGCAACCATACATGTCTCACAACCACACTACCCATCATCCTTCATCCCCTGGAACATTCTATGCCATATGTGACTTCAAATTGCAATGTTCTATTTTTCTTCGTAGCCCCACACCTTTTCAATACTTAAAcgctggacagagagagggttgcACATGCTGTGTTGGGATCCACATCCATGCTAGGACTGCAGGAGTCTGTGAAAGAGGTCGTAGAAGATACTGGgccagtgcagtgtgtgtgtgagtgagagaaagatgggaggagggaaagagcaagagagaagagagagagagggagaaaggggaaggttgagagagactgagggaaggAGATAGATAAAGAGGGACGG
Coding sequences within it:
- the LOC112218239 gene encoding coiled-coil domain-containing protein 34 isoform X2; its protein translation is MDTAQRLQGASRSALVIGGKMSSFPASTSKSFSSTPLKTYQDSGRELHRSKSVDYDSTGDSTYSLLSPIYHDSYESDEDLAAAQHVHQIDTSATQSDDARPLSPIRDDPQQKPPERRAVTEAEDPEACLSAWERWLVCKAKEERLRIEKKAEEERLLRERNEEQEREQQKKKMVVEEKIQEWLQMKKEQEKQEKLLKESKEQKEMQRQQQKQREIEQKAEEKYREWLRRKNLEKMESERRAKEEAARREAQERERRQRAEENFKEWLRAQDKSRPSPNVPGCPRGGYDNVTYPSPSFYNPIPWKPIHVPPPEKTPVKKTSHRKRPSQPKYQNSPSIPFRLRDTVSSAARLQRR
- the LOC112218239 gene encoding coiled-coil domain-containing protein 34 isoform X3; this encodes MSSFPASTSKSFSSTPLKTYQDSGRELHRSKSVDYDSTGDSTYSLLSPIYHDSYESDEDLAAAQHVHQIDTSATQSDDARPLSPIRDDPQQKPPERRAVTEAEDPEACLSAWERWLVCKAKEERLRIEKKAEEERLLRERNEEQEREQQKKKMVVEEKIQEWLQMKKEQEKQEKLLKESKEQKEMQRQQQKQREIEQKAEEKYREWLRRKNLEKMESERRAKEEAARREAQERERRQRAEENFKEWLRAQDKSRPSPNVPGCPRGGYDNVTYPSPSFYNPIPWKPIHVPPPEKTPVKKTSHRKRPSQPKYQNSPSIPFRLRDTVSSAARLQRR
- the LOC112218239 gene encoding coiled-coil domain-containing protein 34 isoform X1, whose protein sequence is MDTAQRLQGASRSALVIGERLCGVSWENKVVCNHNQVNRREEVREHLGGKMSSFPASTSKSFSSTPLKTYQDSGRELHRSKSVDYDSTGDSTYSLLSPIYHDSYESDEDLAAAQHVHQIDTSATQSDDARPLSPIRDDPQQKPPERRAVTEAEDPEACLSAWERWLVCKAKEERLRIEKKAEEERLLRERNEEQEREQQKKKMVVEEKIQEWLQMKKEQEKQEKLLKESKEQKEMQRQQQKQREIEQKAEEKYREWLRRKNLEKMESERRAKEEAARREAQERERRQRAEENFKEWLRAQDKSRPSPNVPGCPRGGYDNVTYPSPSFYNPIPWKPIHVPPPEKTPVKKTSHRKRPSQPKYQNSPSIPFRLRDTVSSAARLQRR